Proteins encoded by one window of Cannabis sativa cultivar Pink pepper isolate KNU-18-1 chromosome 4, ASM2916894v1, whole genome shotgun sequence:
- the LOC115714289 gene encoding serine/threonine-protein kinase OXI1, translating into MRDEEDFQRREIPDLSLDRLKVLSALGRGAKGVVFLVKDKDRDEFLALKVISKALIEKKGKAAAAAEGDEYRRVSFEQGVLGLLRHPLFPRLRGVLDTDKLVGYAIDYCPGRDLNVLRKKQSEKMFSDDIIRFYAAELILALEYLHKLGIAYRDLKPDNVMVQENGHIMMIDFDLSTRLSPKSTPASSPSSSNSVATSRNSVSIKKRQSPFYRLCNSGISPEDSVSQNGHSENSVRAESDSTEKSNSFVGTEEYVAPEIISGEGHGFSVDWWSLGVVLYEMLYGTTPFKGSNRKETFYRILTKTPELYGEATPLRDLIKKLLEKDPKQRIELEEIKGHDFFKGLNWESVVQISRPPFIPENNIDYYDIEKNNKNNNNNTNIDVESVVQGIFQNDDVEKNQNKTDQKQVWDGAFNHHPTQTENFLVF; encoded by the exons ATGAGAGACGAAGAAGATTTTCAACGCCGTGAAATTCCTGATCTGAGTCTTGACCGACTTAAGGTTCTCTCCGCTCTCGGCCGAGGAGCCAAGGGCGTTGTGTTCTTAGTCAAAGATAAAGACCGCGACGAGTTTCTTGCTCTCAAGGTTATTTCCAAGGCACTGATCGAGAAGAAAGGAAAAGCAGCGGCAGCAGCAGAAGGAGATGAGTACCGGAGAGTCTCCTTCGAGCAAGGAGTCCTCGGCCTTCTTCGTCACCCGCTTTTTCCGAGATTACGCGGAGTTTTGGATACTGATAAGCTTGTTGGTTACGCCATTGATTATTGTCCTGGACGCGATCTTAATGTCCTTAGGAAAAAACAGAGTGAGAAAATGTTCTCCGATGATATCATTAG ATTTTACGCGGCGGAACTGATTCTTGCATTGGAGTATTTACACAAATTAGGAATAGCTTACAGAGATTTGAAGCCAGATAACGTAATGGTTCAAGAAAACGGTCACATTATGATGATCGATTTCGACCTCTCAACAAGACTCTCCCCAAAGTCGACTCCTGCATCGTCACCGAGTTCATCAAACTCAGTAGCAACATCGCGTAACTCAGTAAGCATCAAGAAACGACAATCGCCGTTTTACCGACTCTGCAACTCAGGAATTTCGCCAGAAGACTCGGTCTCACAGAACGGACACAGCGAAAACTCAGTACGAGCCGAATCCGACTCAACAGAAAAATCAAACTCATTCGTCGGAACAGAGGAGTACGTAGCACCAGAGATCATCTCAGGCGAAGGACACGGTTTCTCGGTGGATTGGTGGTCACTTGGTGTAGTCCTATACGAAATGCTATACGGAACGACACCGTTTAAAGGTTCGAATCGGAAAGAGACATTTTACCGGATTCTGACTAAGACGCCGGAGTTGTACGGAGAAGCAACGCCGCTTAGAGACTTGATAAAGAAGCTTCTGGAAAAAGATCCGAAGCAGAGAATCGAGTTGGAGGAAATCAAGGGCCACGATTTCTTCAAGGGATTGAATTGGGAATCGGTGGTTCAGATTTCGAGGCCACCTTTTATTCCGGAGAATAATATCGATTATTATGATATcgaaaagaataataaaaataataacaacaatacgAATATTGACGTGGAATCAGTTGTACAAGGCATATTCCAAAACGACGACGTTGAAAAAAATCAGAACAAAACTGATCAAAAACAAGTCTGGGATGGAGCTTTTAATCATCACCCCACTCAAACAgaaaattttcttgttttttga